From Mucilaginibacter inviolabilis, a single genomic window includes:
- a CDS encoding glycosyltransferase family 2 protein: MKLSVIIVNHNTCNMLRLALNSVVRAAQDITNEVFVVDNASTDRSLAMIQEEFPEVNVIANTKNEGMAKAYNHALKLVSGEYILMVNADTITGKKTIEKALEFMDMHTDSGGLGVRMITPDGRFLKESKHGFTRPWGIFFKLTGLAKYFSKSRLTDVQRKDWVEEFQTSETDVLNGAFMLYRKEALDLAGLLDERFHIYGYDIDLSYRVRLTGFKNYYFPKTYIINFNTRGKAKFSYAYIREFYGAMIIFATKYLFKVPEIKVEGLPQLYPPSYEVE, encoded by the coding sequence ATGAAACTATCGGTTATCATTGTTAATCACAATACCTGCAACATGCTCCGCCTGGCGCTTAACTCCGTAGTAAGAGCCGCCCAGGATATTACCAATGAGGTTTTTGTGGTTGATAATGCCTCAACCGACAGGTCGTTGGCCATGATCCAGGAAGAGTTTCCGGAGGTGAATGTGATAGCCAATACCAAAAATGAAGGTATGGCTAAAGCTTATAATCATGCTTTGAAACTGGTTTCGGGAGAGTATATTTTAATGGTCAATGCGGATACTATTACAGGCAAAAAGACTATAGAGAAAGCATTAGAGTTTATGGATATGCACACCGATTCCGGCGGACTTGGGGTGCGTATGATTACACCTGATGGTCGTTTCCTGAAAGAGTCAAAACATGGCTTTACCAGACCCTGGGGCATATTTTTTAAACTGACCGGACTAGCTAAGTATTTTTCAAAATCGCGCCTCACAGATGTACAGCGTAAAGACTGGGTAGAAGAGTTTCAAACCTCCGAAACTGATGTGCTGAACGGCGCTTTCATGCTGTACCGAAAAGAGGCTCTTGATCTGGCCGGTTTGCTGGATGAGCGTTTCCATATTTATGGATATGATATTGATTTGTCATACCGGGTAAGGCTTACCGGGTTTAAAAATTACTATTTTCCAAAAACATATATCATCAATTTCAATACAAGGGGTAAGGCTAAATTTAGCTATGCTTATATCAGGGAATTTTATGGCGCTATGATTATATTCGCCACAAAATACTTGTTTAAGGTGCCCGAAATAAAAGTGGAGGGCTTACCGCAGCTTTACCCTCCATCATATGAAGTTGAATAA
- a CDS encoding SDR family oxidoreductase: protein MKLNNKIVIITGASSGIGKSLANECAKRGANVVLAARKYVTLCEMAQDLEKQYNIKALAVQCDVAIEQDCEHLVKQTLTTFGKIDMLINNAGISMRALFQDADLNVLKTVMDVNFWGTVYCTKYALPEILKTKGSVVGISSIAGYKGLPGRTGYSASKFAMNGFLDSIRVENLKTGVHVLTACPGFTTSNIRNTALTKDGSQQSESSMDENKMMSSEEVARIIANGIENRSRTLIMTGQGKLTVLLSKFVPSFVDKMAYKVFSKEKNPLLK, encoded by the coding sequence ATGAAGTTGAATAATAAAATCGTTATCATCACCGGCGCCTCATCGGGCATTGGTAAATCACTGGCCAATGAATGTGCAAAACGTGGGGCAAATGTAGTATTGGCTGCCCGCAAGTATGTTACCCTTTGCGAAATGGCGCAGGATCTGGAAAAACAATATAACATAAAAGCCCTTGCTGTACAATGTGATGTCGCTATCGAACAAGATTGCGAACACCTGGTAAAGCAAACATTGACAACCTTTGGTAAAATTGATATGCTCATCAACAATGCGGGTATCTCCATGCGGGCTTTGTTTCAGGATGCGGATCTGAATGTATTAAAAACTGTAATGGATGTTAATTTCTGGGGAACAGTATACTGTACCAAATATGCCTTGCCCGAAATCCTGAAAACGAAAGGCAGCGTAGTAGGTATCTCCTCCATAGCTGGGTATAAAGGATTGCCGGGTCGCACAGGCTATTCGGCCTCTAAGTTTGCCATGAATGGTTTTTTGGACTCCATACGCGTGGAAAATTTGAAAACAGGTGTTCATGTACTTACGGCTTGCCCGGGTTTTACTACATCAAATATCCGTAACACCGCATTGACGAAAGATGGAAGTCAGCAGAGCGAAAGTTCTATGGACGAGAACAAGATGATGAGCAGCGAAGAAGTAGCCCGAATAATAGCCAATGGTATCGAAAACCGCTCCCGAACCCTCATTATGACCGGACAGGGTAAGCTGACCGTATTGCTTAGTAAGTTTGTACCATCATTTGTAGATAAAATGGCGTATAAAGTATTTTCAAAAGAGAAAAATCCGTTGCTGAAATAG